The following is a genomic window from Oreochromis niloticus isolate F11D_XX unplaced genomic scaffold, O_niloticus_UMD_NMBU tig00002652_pilon, whole genome shotgun sequence.
gaattaagaaagcggaaccagctgttcaaacccccacaaggctgcccgctagGATTGGAACGATGGGAGAGGCCTgagttctcaaaatgggctcattgagtcaggataagatcttggagaggctacggctgctgtgaatactcagaataagatctctgaCTGCAGACTGGATACATCTCGGAAGGGCTAGCCCGGAATAACATCTCTGGGCGCAAAATTGGATGACATCTCGGGGAGGCACACTGCCATGAGTTCTCAAAAATTGGCTCCTTGAGCACAAGAAGTGATAACATCACAGAACGCAAGTATGGtgaagctcgcggctctccagtgggagattgagagaccagtgttggactagaactgctttgaaattcatatgagctgttcgcactaaagtaaaaaaataacatcactTATACGGATACCCCTTTGGCGCCAGCTGCAAGGCcggagctgaacaaaacaccctgataacgactgtgtttagtctgttccttcccattccatgcaaggccacctgggttggctggaagactgtttacttagcctggcagggcgaaggacacggtctcagctgaactctggacacgcacacacatacatatactgatactgataagcactcaccgacgcatcaccctccctaccAGCTAATGTTAATACCATATTTTCTAATTTGACGTGAATTAGCATCATCCGCATCATCCGTTAAAGAGTTGGCAAGTTTTTTGCCAACTCTTTTCCCTCTCATCATTACAATATGGGCAGTTAATGCTAAGAAGGCTGCCATTATTAGGTAATGCTAATTTCATGTGTGTTAGCATTATCTGCTACTGCTAGCAATATTTTATCTtactttttattactttttaacaatatcagcagctaatgctaacactacTTTCATTTCAGTTAAACCTATTTAGCATTAATTAACTTTATTTAGCATTAAGAAGTTTATGCCAAATAGGCTACTATTAgtggctaatgctaattttaggTGAATAAGCATTGTCAactaatgctaataccatattCTCTTGATTTCTAACAAtatgagcagctaatgctaagtaggttGCTGTTATTAGGTAATGCTAATTTATCCGCTAATGCCAACAACGTTTTTTCTTGCATTTTAACAATATGATTATGTAACACTGGTGGTGCTACTTCTTGCCTTCTTTGCATGTAGTACGGGCAGTGTAGTTACCTTTAACCACAGTACGAGGACAGAAGGGAAATTTGGGCCAGATCAGACAGGTTCTAGATTCGTGGGAGCCAAGGGTGTATGACAACAGAAGACTTGAACACAGTGTAAAAAACACAATTGCATTTATTAGCAATTATTAAAGTTTAGCAGCTTGTGCACATTTAACAAAAGTAGAGGGCGcttcataaaacaaaataaaataaaccccaCAAATTGTCGACCCAAGGATATATTGTCttttgtgtctttctttttaaagtcaAATTCAGTCTGTCAATGTTCAATAATCATTCAGTGTGTTTGTAACCAGTCGGGTTACAATCTACCAGTTCATCCGGCTCTTTGGGCTGGGCTCGCCATCCAGTACTGGAAAAGGGATCCTCGATTCTTCTCAGGTCCTCAAAACCAATCCAATCCAAATaagcaaaggaaaaaacctgacCTGGGGACCAGGTCAGAACACAGTAGTTCAACATTTAAGCTATCGTGTCTATAACATATTACTACTACTAGTTGCTTGTAGTGTTTctaaatttctttcaaaatattcTATGTTGTACAACAAATTATTCTAATTTCAAAGGGAAAAAGTGCATAggaaacacacatttaaaataatacaaaacagcTCAGCAGTgcattaaaaatacacattGGCTTGAGACTTATCAAGTTTCAGCTAAGTAAAGTGCAGGTGAAGGCACTTAATTTCACGTTGCTAATACTCAGCGTGCAGAACTATAATTAGCACCATGAGAAAAGTGAACATGTGCTAAGATAACAACTTTGCACAAAACCATACATCAATACCACAGTAATGTGACATGAACCTTTAAAGAACATTTCATTTAAAGTGCAGCAGACTCAGTGCCAATTGTTTTAGCCTCGGAAAAGGCACTTTCATTACAAAACGGCTAGCGGAAGTTAGCATCAGAGCTAGCGGCAAGTAGCATGCTATGCTAGCGCACGTGTACTGCCTGGGACTTACCATGTGAAGCAACAAATGCTACACGGGGCTTCACAGTGCTCACGCTGGCTCACGGCCTCTGGAATACGGTATCACGCTTACTATTTCCACCAAAAACAGGACTTTTGCTATCCAGCTAGCTTCTTCACCACACGGGTACACGGACCTTTCACCGTCTGTGTCTCTGGCGTATCTGACTGGCACACGAAGGCACACACAGGTGTCTGAGCAGCGCACACAGACTGGGGGAGGGTCAGACTCGCCACTGATTGGTTGCTCAGTGGATCTAACAAACACACTCCACAGGACTAAGTCCTGCCCCCACACCATTTATATATTACATATACATACTTACATATTAATTAAAGTTATGTTTACATGCTTTTTATTcgtatttattatatttaacttCTTTTTATCCATATTTATACCCATTGTGAGAATATGAATATTTATACTTTTAATCCCTTTTTTAACACTAGGTTACACTTAGCTAATGCTTATACTATTTTTCCTTCAATTTTAACAATGTGATGTGTGTTACCGTTAATAACTATTACTAATTTAGATGGCGCCGGTGAGGTCGGCTGCCGTCACGACTGCTCCTAccaccttttctttgtttttgttttttaagttagtTTTCAGCGTTTTTAAATTGGCAAAATCATCACCATTGGGTACATTAGGTATGACAGTGACACTCTTGTTTCTATTGGTATACAATGTACTCACAATTCAAAGTTTTTAACTCCGGATCCGAGCTGGCCGAGTGAGATCTTGAGGGAGAACAAAGGACGAGACGCGAAGCGGCGGCCTCGAGGGAAACGAGCCGGCGTCAAGAACAGGCTGAGAGCTCGTGCACACCGCACACCTCTGCCTAGCATCCTGCTTGCCAACGTCCAGTCACTGGAGAATCTTGATGACCTCAGGGCCAGGATAAAGTTCCAGAGAGACATTCGGGACTGCAATCTCCTCTGCTTCACCGAGACATGGCTGAACCCAGCGGTGCCGGACCACGCTATCCAGCCGGCCGAGTTCTTCTCGGTTCACCGCATGGACAGGACACGGGACTCGGGGAAGTCAAGGGGAGGCGGTGTGTGTTTAATGGTGAACAACAATCGGTGCCACAGTGCGAACGTTGTTCCTCTCACACGCTCCTGCACACCAAATCTGGAACTACTGTCCATCATGTGTCGTCCTTTTTATCTACCTCGAGTTTACATCGGTCATTACCCAGTAAACACCAGTATGTGGGCCCCACATGGGCTATGGGGGTTCCAAGTGGGGATGGGCTTACAATGGGCATCCAATCTGGGACCCACCTAGGTTAGCCATGTAGGACCCACCTGAGCCAGCCCAGATGGGGTATGTTCTATGGGCACCATATGGGTAATATATGGGAAGTTGCATGAACAAGCAACTGAGTTTAACGACCTTAGTTAAGTATAATTATTAGTCATGTGTAAGTATAAACATGAATTAAGATGAAATAACTGATAATAAATTATGCCAGAGGCAGCATATGTATATTTAATTAATAACAAAatatacatgtaaaatatattaatataagtgaaacacaaagaacagatgTGACTTCAAATTGTAAGAcgcttaataaaataaaataaatggtttTACATTTGAGTGGGAAAAAAATTTCACTCCATGTAGGAGTGATTTTCGAAATCTCGCGTTATTTCATGAAATATCACGAGGTTTTCTCAAACCCGTCCCCACCCCCTCCATTCGGGAACATTCTTCATTTCGCGCCTTTGGACAAAGCTGACCGTTAAGCTGGCAATTTTTGGATTAAGTGCATCTTTGAGCTACGGACTTATTTTCTGCAATAAAGGTAAGAACTTTTGGACATAATTTGAATCCCTAAgtataaatgaaatgtttacAAAGTTATGATGCTGCAAAGTAAAGTATGGCACAACTGCTGGCGAACTTTTTGCTAGCACTCAAGCAAGGCAGTTGAAATTTTTAAGTAATGTTGGATTTAGCCAATTTTCACAGTTTGAAAGCATTGTCTGGTGTCCTGTATACTGCTTAACTAGCACCAAAATTAATTACTGCGTATACTTAACATCAAGTTGTACTTAAACATTATCTTGGTTTCTCTCTATGATTAGTATTAATAAAGGACTGTATTAGACCTATTTAACGAAGTTCTAATTTTTTAAGAGGAATATGGGAGGGTATTTTCACTATCAGAGCAACCAAAATTGCTTTGGTGTTGTCTTTATTAGCTTCATTCCTCACGGCTAAGTGAGGAGGGTAGGCCATGGCCATGAGCAACTAGTCCCCAGCTTTTGCCCCTGTGTCAGTAGCATGCACAGCAGTCAGAGAGGCAGATCAGTGAGCACTCTATTTCTGTAGAAGATATCATCATTTTTCTTGCCATTGTTCTCATTTTTCcagaaaaagcaaataaaacataGGTGATCTtgatttgtttggggttttttttaatacacacTTTAGTATGCAACTTTATATGTGTAGTTGTTTTAGTGAGAACTTAATCAGAAATAGTGTACTGACTCTAGAATCTGCCTCTTACTGTTGTGCAAGCTCTGTACATGAGGGAAACTGATTATCCGGTTGTTCATTGATGAcgcgacgaatcctacttccgggcctaaagtagtctgcgtttaatatggcttttgtgttgttaacatgtttaatgctttgtattttcttctatttaatctcaaaaagctcctaaaaacattcagtgatcaccgttgacctccctcggcttttattaccgctaatcatttatttaagctcagtttttaaaaccttacgatgtaactacagcacagcccatgcagcagtatatgaataactaacctcgtattgtggatggattatctcagttgttctcctggttgaagtttggtccgtttacagcatcctgccatgcgattacattttttcctgaccactgagaacactcacgttaacttttatcgagtgggaaaaaagttagcttgtttatattatgctaacatagctgtgtcgctagcggtcacgtagcacatcgttatataccagctagccaaacttcagtaaccctacaaacgtcactgctgtttagttttctgtcttcatttatgttggaagtgacagcagagctgtacgtttgaatttgtttctaaacccctgcagtcaggacatgctatattgtatttagatggaagctagcgagctaacttcctgctaacttctaactctgttaaatgtcataaattccgttttcatggatgcctggatgttaaactcaattgttacacctggtagagaagaacgctgatcattttattaaagatgaaagactttagacagtgttttaactctcagtaatgccacagtgatcatttgatatatggacctgcagcagagtttaggcccagacacggccagtgacgtcagactgaacaaccggatttAAGCAGAACTGATCGGTCTTGTTAGGGCCACAGTGCCAACTCCTTTTACTATGATCATAAACCTGTGGAACAAATTGTCAAGCGCGTCTATGAGATGCAAAGTattcagaagaaaagaaaagagaggatgTCTGTTCCCTCTCCTCTTAAACAGCCTCATAACTCTGGACCAATAACAAGTGATCTTGGAACTTTTAAGCAGTACAGAAAATACACTGATGGACAGACATATGTTTCTTGCTCCATGGGAGATAACTGTTTCAATGTAGGGGGGAAAATTCTTATTGTGGCAAACATTTTACAGGATTGCCAAGTTGTCAAAGcactgtgtcaggtctttgaaAACTGTAATGCCTTTTTCAGCTATCCATTGGACTCAACATGCCTTGGAATTTACTTTGTTTCAAATCTGTCTAAACAAATGCATCTTGTATTACTTGAtgaattaaaacagaaaattgTGCTTTTGCCACTGAAGTCTGGATATGTGGCATTGCCACTGCTGTACTAGTTGGCTTCTTTTTGCTTTCTCCCCAGCATGCTACCATTTGCAGTTGTTGATTTTCTGGATGGTGGAGGTGTATCCATAATTCCTTGCAAGTGGTTTACAGGACCAGCGGAAGATTCTTGTTTCTGGCCACCAGGGAGAGTCAATATCAATAAGGCTGTAAAGGATGGAGTTACTCCAGATGCAAACTGGTCACAGTACAGAGTTCGCATCTTGGGGAAAGCTGGTAAGAAGCATTTTTGTTTATTGCTACCAAATATTCTGTCATtaaagacagaacaaaagatTTCCCTGTAATTTCACTAACAACATTTTGTTGATGTATGGCAAAAATTTACAGAAAAATACGAAAATGCCAGGGTGAAACTGCGGAGGTCTGAAGCAACCTCTGATCTGCAGACTGAGTCGGATTCTGGAAGCAGATTGGGAAAAGGGAAGCGGAAAAGGAGGTAATTATGTTTCTTAAAAACGCCTTAAAAGCAACAATTTATTGTGGTGattataagaaaaacaaaaacaaacagacagcaTCATTAGTAGACCATTGCTGCTCACCAGATTTTTATATGATCTTAAAATAGCACTTTGTAACtttttgacttttaaaaatcagttttagaCTCCTTTTGATGCCGGACTAtacattaattatttttttttagtttgtagGACTAACCAACTAAATTGTTTGTGgcgttttttaatatttttttaaaattcattttaagGCCAGTGATCCAGTCAAGCTCAGATGAGGATTGGGACAACGCTGCGGAACAGCCAGAGAACTCATCACCATCAGCAATGGAGAATAGACATTCAAGTGAAACTCCCCACCAGAACATCACTCATCCATTTGTTCGGCTACCACCACCCTCAACTCCTTCACAAGCAGTTCCAAGACAACTTGTACAAGCCACCAATACCAGCATGTTTGTACATGTTCTCTCTGGTTTGCAGCATACTTGAAGACGTAGGAGGTCAAACAACCTGATCAGCCCCACCTTCAAAACAACTCCAGTAGTATTTCAAATCTGATGTTATTTGTgaaaaaatgcactttttttccAAGACCAATGGATCAGTAAATGAGTGAGAAGCTGTGTTTcagtgcattttgttttcttttaaactgtatAACATTGATTTGCTATTGTTTTGTGTATACTAGGGACCTTTTTTGTCAACTTGTTCtctaaacaaaaaaattatttgtatAGTATATTAATCAgtattgtaaaataaaaaagaataactgACTTTGTTGTACAGGTGATTTAAATTTTAGCTTACTGTATTATCCAAAATCCCATCTGGGCAAGCACACTTGGGGCCACCATGGAAACTGCGGACAAAAGTAGCTGGGTCCCAGGTGGGTAACCCAAATGGGCCCCAACTATCAGACCCACTCCTACCCATCTGGGTCCCACACTTGTTTTTTGGCTGGGCCTGATTTGGGGCCCATCCAGGGCCCGTCATTAACCCATCTGGGCAAACACACTTGGGGCCACCATGAAAACTGCGGACAAAAGTAGCTGGGTCCCAGGTGGGTAACCCAAATGGGCCCCAACTATCAGACCCACTCCTACCCATCTGGGTCCCACACTTGTTTTTTGGCTGGGCCTGATTTGGGGCCCATCCAGGGCCCGTCATTAACCTATGTGGGCAAACACATTTGGGGCCACCATGGAAACTGAGGACAAAATTAGCTGGGCCCCAGTTGGGTTTCCCAAGTGGGCCCCAAATATTAGCCCTGCTGCTCCCTATTTGGGCCCCACATATGTGTGTTGACTGGGTATAAGTGTCGTTTATATTCCACCACAAGCGGACACGGTCACTGCCTTATGCGAGCTGCATGAGGCACTCACACAGCACCAGACACAACACCGGGACGCCACGCTTGTTGTGACAACCTCAAACACACAGCGCCGAACTTTCATCAACATATCACCTGCCCCACCAGAGGTGAAAGGACACTGGACCACTGCTACACTACGGTCAAGGACGGCTACAAGGCACAGTCTCGCCCTCCGTTTGGCAAATCCGATCACACCGCTATCTTCCTCATgccaaaatacaaacaaaggctGAAACAGGAAGTTCCGGTTCAGAGGAAGGTCGCGCGCTGGACGGACCAATTGGTAGCCGCGTTACAGGACGCACTCGACGACGCGGACTGGGACATGTTCAGAAACAGCTCTGATGATGACGTCAACGTGTTTACGGAAGCGGTTGTGGGATTCATCGGGAAACTAGCGGATGATACCGTGGAGACAAAGACTATCACAATGTTTCCCAACCAGAAGCCGTGGGTGGATAAAACCATCCGCGACGCTCTGAGATCCCGCACCGCTGCCTACAACATGGGACTCGCGACGGGGGACATGGACCCGTACAAAGCTGCGTCATATGACGTGCGGAAGGCGGTGAAAGAGGCAAAGCAGCGCTACGGGAGGAAACTAGAGTCACAACTCCAACGGAGTGATTCTAGGAGCCTGTGGTGGGGATTAAGGACAATAACGGATTATAAAGCACCACCAACCAGTATGACGAACGCGGAGGTGACTCTGGCAGACGAGCTGAACACTTTCTATGCTCGCTTCGAGGCTGCAGCTAAAGACGCTAACGATGCTAAAGGCTGCAGACAGGAAGATACTGCCAACACCGGAAACATGCTCGTCATCTCCGAGCATGATGTGAGGAGAGCCTTCAAGAGAGTGAACACCAGGAAAGCAGCAGGACCAGACGGGATCCCAGGTCGTATCCTCAGTCACTGCGCATACCAGCTAGCTCCTGTGTTCACTGAGATATTCAACATCTCTTTATCTCAGTCGGTGATCCCCAAATGCTTCAAGGAGCCCATCATTGTTCCTGTCCCGAAGAAACCCCACCCTGCTTCTCTCAATGACTATCGCCCTGTAGCCCTCACCtcagtagtgatgaagtgctttgaacgcCTGGTCAGAGACTTCATCATTTCTTCACTACCAGACACACTGGACCCACTACAGTTCGCTTACCGTCCAAATCGTTCCACAGACGATGCCATCTCTCATCTCCTCCACACATCACTTACTCACTTGGACACTAGAAGGGGGAattcccagatagcaagacgacattgaatctatgttgatttttcatccaaaccgtcgtatatggtcggggttgaaatgccaatgttgtaacaacattaaaatactgtggtaaaccgacggtcttactatagggaCGTTGTAACAATGTTGATTTACCGTTGTTTTtgtgtcattgatatttgatctatttgtagtcgaccaggtgacaacaacaacgtcaaGAAAAcatctatttatagttgacgatcattcggctccggtcaccatcaaaaaccatagatttgtagttgagcattaaattgcattgcaactgatcgggtataaagtaccagagaaagtagatttattgttcatttgttatcaatgacttggtctagttcaccagctttaaaaaaatcgtgtttacgtgcaatttatgtatagttgaccgggaaattaaagcagcgatcacttggactattccgcagcacccctctcacattggtacatccccccaggtattcattgtcttgtacagtagagcgggacatttgatttactctcagcggaattgaccagagaaggcatcagttcatgcactgcactggcctgcaccacgattagtataaggtaagaatgaattatttttttctactcgttatttccatgtttgcatttgaataacagtaaaaaactcgttaatgttgtacattaacaagctttttactgttacttacattgctcccacaaaatgtgggagcccgaaattgtgtatacttcttacaatccggcaacaaataaattgcgctgcgaacaaagtatatcaacaaagaaaacattttcgtttcataatttcttcgttatattcccttacaaagctagctttaacgcttcgaggtttcctttgttcttgccgtcgcctcggcGCTTGAACCacactttcgctctgtagttgcttagtactacaaaaaattctaaatctgtgatatatgattgataaccGTAATGgtaactgtataaatgtgttcaaggactttgttacttttaatgattggagagcacccgCTTCAATTCGCACTCAATTCaaactttacgttgcacgctCACCTACCAATTGCGTTTGCAcgtttcgtccacacgtaaacagcgtttttggtcactgaaaatctagatttctaaaaacgcctgccagggtggatattttcgaaaactcggtttttgcatttatgtgtggacgagaaaaacggagaaaacgcagcgtcaaaggtctGCGCCAATTTTGatgtcacactgtgcgccacgtttttGTCTCGGTGCCATGAATTCCTACAATGGCAGCcttagacaaaatactgttaattttagtatattcagtgtttaaatgcttacatatacacacacagtaactgtcCCTTCACACATAGGACTAAGTGAAcactgtgatacgtctgaccttcagtccgaagctGAAACTCAGACCAGtcataaaagaaagcacaattaaaactctttttattcacaaatatatatttgattgttaagaatttataatCTTGTCTTTTGTACATATCTGTGATGCTTgaatactgcaatatcaccacataatatagtccaaaaagtgtaagtttgtaaactttttaaaaatgcaaagccaaacttacactttttggactatattatgtgtaCATGCACAAGTgtacttcaaaaattcattgtccatcttttatacgctttatggtaaaaaaaaaaattaataaaaaaattaatttggtTTAAAATTATTAACGCTAAGTAAAAGAACAGACCAAAAAAGCTACACTGTGTCATGAGTGATGTGCAGACTCAGGGATGCGTAGAGTGATGCagacaacagcagcaggaaaagACCTTAACAGAAAAAGAGTGATTTATTTAGATtgcaaaagtgcaaaaacacaaaatactgaA
Proteins encoded in this region:
- the LOC102080618 gene encoding uncharacterized protein LOC102080618 codes for the protein MPKYKQRLKQEVPVQRKVARWTDQLVAALQDALDDADWDMFRNSSDDDVNVFTEAVVGFIGKLADDTVETKTITMFPNQKPWVDKTIRDALRSRTAAYNMGLATGDMDPYKAASYDVRKAVKEAKQRYGRKLESQLQRSDSRSLWWGLRTITDYKAPPTSMTNAEVTLADELNTFYARFEAAAKDANDAKGCRQEDTANTGNMLVISEHDVRRAFKRVNTRKAAGPDGIPGRILSHCAYQLAPVFTEIFNISLSQSVIPKCFKEPIIVPVPKKPHPASLNDYRPVALTSVVMKCFERLVRDFIISSLPDTLDPLQFAYRPNRSTDDAISHLLHTSLTHLDTRRGNSQIARRH